In the Limanda limanda chromosome 1, fLimLim1.1, whole genome shotgun sequence genome, one interval contains:
- the LOC133012220 gene encoding protein mono-ADP-ribosyltransferase PARP11-like isoform X2 produces the protein MLAIRASEEESVEMEEMDTSEPNWCWFYLAECGVWHMFEVDPSAACSVTSAQIEQCYSRNQRGVMEFYTAKYTYRLDFAVMRQINVTTGKQRPIKRSLHSATGFRFICDNLALPVPCHWERINTDEPYQLIQLGRDTYEFKEVARLYEKTMDHPIKSIQRIQNLDLWEFFCRKKTQLRKVKRTLDIEEQMLFHGTGRSNVQAICKFNFDWRLTGSHGDVYGKGSYFARHAKYSSKYCHTTVTHNNILKRHGFAPPIFASEPAYKTMFLARVLVGEYTVGHPMYCRPPSKDACFTNFFDSCVDDMANPKIYVIFDSNQIYPEYLIEFY, from the exons ATGTTAGCCATCCGGGCTTCAGAGGAGGAGTCcgtggagatggaggagatggacaCCTCGGAGCCCAACTGGTGCTGGTTTTACCTGGCGGAGTGTGGCGTGTGGCACATGTTCGAG GTTGACCCCAGTGCGGCGTGCTCTGTGACCAGTGCTCAGATTGAGCAGTGCTACAGCAGGAACCAACGCGGTGTGATGGAGTTCTACACGGCCAAGTACACCTACAGACTGGACTTTGCAG TGATGCGACAGATCAATGTGACAACAGGGAAGCAGCGGCCAATCAAACGCTCCCTCCACTCTGCGACTGGCTTCAG GTTTATTTGTGATAATCTTGCTTTGCCTGTCCCCTGTCACTGGGAGAGAATAAACACAGACGAGCCCTATCAG CTCATCCAGCTCGGCAGAGACACGTATGAGTTCAAAGAAGTCGCCAGATTGTACGAAAAGACAATGGACCATCCAATCAAATCCATCCAGAGGATTCAGAACCTGGACCTGTGGGAGTTCTTCTGCAG gaAGAAAACGCAGTTGCGAAAGGTCAAACGTACGCTGGATATCGAGGAGCAAATGTTGTTTCACGGCACCGGACGCAGCAACGTACAAGCGATATGCAAGTTCAACTTCGACTGGCGGCTGACAGGAAGCCACGGCGACGTCTACGGCAAAG GGAGCTATTTTGCACGGCATGCCAAATACTCCAGTAAGTACTGTCACACCACGGTGACGCACAACAACATCCTGAAGAGGCATGGATTCGCCCCGCCGATATTCGCGAGCGAGCCGGCCTACAAGACCATGTTCCTGGCCAGAGTGCTTGTGGGCGAGTACACGGTCGGCCATCCCATGTACTGCAGGCCGCCCTCCAAGGACGCCTGCTTCACCAACTTTTTCGACAGCTGCGTGGACGACATGGCCAACCCAAAGATTTATGTCATTTTCGACAGCAATCAGATTTACCCGGAGTACCTGATTGAGTTCTACTGA
- the LOC133012220 gene encoding protein mono-ADP-ribosyltransferase PARP11-like isoform X1: MSSRPWLKNFTLTLDVAMLAIRASEEESVEMEEMDTSEPNWCWFYLAECGVWHMFEVDPSAACSVTSAQIEQCYSRNQRGVMEFYTAKYTYRLDFAVMRQINVTTGKQRPIKRSLHSATGFRFICDNLALPVPCHWERINTDEPYQLIQLGRDTYEFKEVARLYEKTMDHPIKSIQRIQNLDLWEFFCRKKTQLRKVKRTLDIEEQMLFHGTGRSNVQAICKFNFDWRLTGSHGDVYGKGSYFARHAKYSSKYCHTTVTHNNILKRHGFAPPIFASEPAYKTMFLARVLVGEYTVGHPMYCRPPSKDACFTNFFDSCVDDMANPKIYVIFDSNQIYPEYLIEFY; encoded by the exons ATGTCCTCACGGCCATGGCTTAAAAACTTCACCCTGACATTAG ATGTAGCCATGTTAGCCATCCGGGCTTCAGAGGAGGAGTCcgtggagatggaggagatggacaCCTCGGAGCCCAACTGGTGCTGGTTTTACCTGGCGGAGTGTGGCGTGTGGCACATGTTCGAG GTTGACCCCAGTGCGGCGTGCTCTGTGACCAGTGCTCAGATTGAGCAGTGCTACAGCAGGAACCAACGCGGTGTGATGGAGTTCTACACGGCCAAGTACACCTACAGACTGGACTTTGCAG TGATGCGACAGATCAATGTGACAACAGGGAAGCAGCGGCCAATCAAACGCTCCCTCCACTCTGCGACTGGCTTCAG GTTTATTTGTGATAATCTTGCTTTGCCTGTCCCCTGTCACTGGGAGAGAATAAACACAGACGAGCCCTATCAG CTCATCCAGCTCGGCAGAGACACGTATGAGTTCAAAGAAGTCGCCAGATTGTACGAAAAGACAATGGACCATCCAATCAAATCCATCCAGAGGATTCAGAACCTGGACCTGTGGGAGTTCTTCTGCAG gaAGAAAACGCAGTTGCGAAAGGTCAAACGTACGCTGGATATCGAGGAGCAAATGTTGTTTCACGGCACCGGACGCAGCAACGTACAAGCGATATGCAAGTTCAACTTCGACTGGCGGCTGACAGGAAGCCACGGCGACGTCTACGGCAAAG GGAGCTATTTTGCACGGCATGCCAAATACTCCAGTAAGTACTGTCACACCACGGTGACGCACAACAACATCCTGAAGAGGCATGGATTCGCCCCGCCGATATTCGCGAGCGAGCCGGCCTACAAGACCATGTTCCTGGCCAGAGTGCTTGTGGGCGAGTACACGGTCGGCCATCCCATGTACTGCAGGCCGCCCTCCAAGGACGCCTGCTTCACCAACTTTTTCGACAGCTGCGTGGACGACATGGCCAACCCAAAGATTTATGTCATTTTCGACAGCAATCAGATTTACCCGGAGTACCTGATTGAGTTCTACTGA